Proteins from one Sabethes cyaneus chromosome 2, idSabCyanKW18_F2, whole genome shotgun sequence genomic window:
- the LOC128735730 gene encoding uncharacterized protein LOC128735730 isoform X2, with amino-acid sequence MLDKETGEINHGSYVDDTLFYDKETGENSDYPPYEFRRDRSKFFIPKHFLRHSAKIEHRRKKCLDKLDSSYPLASREKIMNLQKEVILGYNKTSHLLLLIPSLFIMPKLAAILIFLTEIILHIWAHKKNSNNRDPNIYYRSPMHITTTHFCGICRDKRQMDRIEQLQGKRMKQMQNYFRNVARNIA; translated from the exons ATGTTGGACAAAGAAACCGGAGAAATAAATCACGGCTCTTACGTTGATGATACTCTCTTCTACGATAAGGAGACCGGCGAAAACAGTGACTATCCGCCTTATGAGTTTCGTCGCGATCGCTCCAAGTTTTTCATTCCGAAGCATTTCTTGCGGCACAGCGCAAAGATAGAACATCGCAGAAAGAAATGCCTTGACAAACTTGATAGTAGTTACCCGCTGGCCAGTCGggagaaaataatgaaccttcaGAAG GAAGTTATTCTTGGCTATAACAAAACAAGCCACCTACTGCTGCTGATTCCGTCGCTTTTCATCATGCCGAAACTAGCGGCCATATTGATTTTCCTCACAGAAATCATTTTGCATATCTGGGCCCACAAGAAAAATAGCAACAATCGTGATCCGAACATATACTACCGGAGCCCAATGCACATCACCACAACGCATTTCTGCGGCATTTGCCGGGACAAACGGCAAATGGATCGCATCGAACAGCTGCAGGGCAAGAGGATGAAACAAATGCAAAACTACTTCCGGAATGTGGCAAGAAACATTGCGTAA
- the LOC128735730 gene encoding uncharacterized protein LOC128735730 isoform X1 → MQRHRSLIVDYSTMLDKETGEINHGSYVDDTLFYDKETGENSDYPPYEFRRDRSKFFIPKHFLRHSAKIEHRRKKCLDKLDSSYPLASREKIMNLQKEVILGYNKTSHLLLLIPSLFIMPKLAAILIFLTEIILHIWAHKKNSNNRDPNIYYRSPMHITTTHFCGICRDKRQMDRIEQLQGKRMKQMQNYFRNVARNIA, encoded by the exons ATTATTCTACGATGTTGGACAAAGAAACCGGAGAAATAAATCACGGCTCTTACGTTGATGATACTCTCTTCTACGATAAGGAGACCGGCGAAAACAGTGACTATCCGCCTTATGAGTTTCGTCGCGATCGCTCCAAGTTTTTCATTCCGAAGCATTTCTTGCGGCACAGCGCAAAGATAGAACATCGCAGAAAGAAATGCCTTGACAAACTTGATAGTAGTTACCCGCTGGCCAGTCGggagaaaataatgaaccttcaGAAG GAAGTTATTCTTGGCTATAACAAAACAAGCCACCTACTGCTGCTGATTCCGTCGCTTTTCATCATGCCGAAACTAGCGGCCATATTGATTTTCCTCACAGAAATCATTTTGCATATCTGGGCCCACAAGAAAAATAGCAACAATCGTGATCCGAACATATACTACCGGAGCCCAATGCACATCACCACAACGCATTTCTGCGGCATTTGCCGGGACAAACGGCAAATGGATCGCATCGAACAGCTGCAGGGCAAGAGGATGAAACAAATGCAAAACTACTTCCGGAATGTGGCAAGAAACATTGCGTAA